In the Maribacter sp. MJ134 genome, one interval contains:
- a CDS encoding HTH domain-containing protein: MSISIKNLERLQQLHLLIEDEQTGSPKELARRMYISERLVYNLIDRLKDYKASICYDRSRKTYYYYDDFRFTVNISVLIVSKNETTEIFDGSYLK; this comes from the coding sequence ATGTCTATTTCCATCAAAAATCTAGAGCGCCTACAACAACTTCACCTACTTATTGAAGATGAGCAAACAGGCTCCCCTAAGGAACTTGCGAGAAGAATGTACATAAGTGAAAGGTTGGTTTATAATTTGATAGATCGTTTAAAGGATTATAAGGCGAGCATATGTTACGACAGAAGTCGAAAAACTTATTATTACTACGATGATTTTCGGTTTACCGTGAATATATCTGTATTAATAGTCAGCAAGAATGAAACCACTGAAATTTTT